The nucleotide sequence GGTCGATCGGGGGTCGATCGGCGACACGCGGATCGGCGCCGGCAGCAAGATCGACAACCTCGTCATGATCGCGCACGGCGTGGTCGTCGGTCCGGGCGCGCTCATCGCCGCGCAGGTCGGCGTCGCCGGGAGCACGCGGATCGGTCACCACGCGATGATCGGTGGTCAGGCCGGGTTCGTGGGGCACCTCGCGATCGGGGACCGCGTCATCGTCGGCGCCCGCGGAGCGGTCTACAGCGACCTCGACGACGGGAGGTTCGTGGCCGGGAACCCCGCCATGGACCATCGAACCTGGAAGAGATCGCAGGCGATTCTGAAGGAGCTTCCGGAGATGCGCGCGCGGATCCGCGCGCTCGAGCGGCGGCTCCAAGACCTGGACGGGAAGGCGGGGAGCGAAGCGTGAGCATCATGGACATCCGGGCGATCCTGGAGAGGATCCCCCACCGGTACCCGTTCGTGCTCGTCGACCGGGTCGTCGAGGTCACCCCTCGCCAGAGGATCGTGGCGATCAAGAACGTGACCTACGACGAGCCGTTCTTCCCGGGGCATTTCCCGGGTGCGCCGGTCATGCCGGGCGTTCTCATCCTCGAGTCGCTCGCCCAGACCGGGGCGCTCCTGCTCTTCGACGAGGTTCCCGACCGCGGATCGAAGCTCGTCTACTTCGCGGGAATCGACGGCGCCCGCTTCCGGCGGCCGGTCGTCCCCGGCGACCAGCTCCGTCTCACGATGGAGATCGTGAAGATGCGGGCGAGGACCTGCAAGATGAAGGGCATCGCCACCGTTGAAGGCGAGATGGCGGCCGAGGCGGAGATCATGTCCGCGCTGGTCGAGAGGTGACGCACGTGAGCGAAGCCTGGATCGATCCCCGCGCGGTCGTCCACGAGGACGCCTCGATCGGGGCCGACGCGTTCATCGGGCCGTTCTGCGTCGTCGGAGCCGAGGCGACGGTCGGCGATCGCACGCGGCTCGAGTCCCACGTCGTCCTCGACGGAAGGATCACGCTCGGCCCGGACAACGTCGTCGCGCCGTTCGCCAGCCTCGGCGGCCCGCCGCAAGACCTCAAATACAAGGGCGAGCCGACGTCGCTCGAGATCGGGTCGGGGAACCAGATCCGCGAGTACGTCACGATCAGCCGCGGGACGTCGGCCGGCGGCGGCGTGACGCGGATCGGCGACGGCAACCTGCTCATGGCGTACACGCACATCGGTCACGATTGCCGGATCGGCAGCCGCATCGTCTTCGCCAACGCGGCGACCCTCGCCGGACACGTCGAGGTCGGCGACGACGCCACCGTCGGCGCCGCGTGCGGCGTCCACCAGTTCGTCCGGATCGCGAAGCACGCCTTCATCGGCGGCTACTCGACGATCCCGCAGGACGCGCTGCCGTTCGTCATCACCGCCGGCAACCGCGCCTCGAGCCACGGGATCAACCTCGTCGGCATGAAGCGCCGCGGGTACCCGCCTCCGACGATCGAGGCGATCAAGCGCTGCTACATGACTCTCTTCCGCTCGAAGAGGCTCCTCGCCGATGCGATCGCCGAGGTCGAGGCGGAGAGCGGGTCCATCCCGGAGGTCGCCTACTTCCTCGAGTTCGTGAAGTCGACGAAGCGGGGGATCCTCCGATGAGCGACGCGCCGATTCCCGTCGGCGTCGTCGGTGTGGGCCACCTCGGACGGCACCACGCGCGGATCTACGCCGGGATGACCGGCGTCAAGCTCGTCGCCGTCGCCGATCACGATCAGGAGCGGGCGGCCGCGATCGCGAAGGAGTTCGGCTGCGACGCCGTGCGCGACGCCTCCGAGCTGGCGGGCCGTGTCGTCGCGGCGAGCGTCGCGACGCCCACGATCCATCACCGGCTTGCCGCCGAAACCTTGCTCGCCGCCGGTGCGGACGTCCTCATCGAGAAGCCGATCGCGCCGACGCTTGCGGACGCGGATGCGATCCTCGACGCGGCCACGAAAGCCGGACGCCTCATCATGGTCGGGCACACCGAGCGGTTCAACCCGGCGATGACCGCGCTCAGCCGGGCGGTCGACGCGCCGAGGTTCGTCGAGATCCACAGGCTTGCCGGGTTCTCGCCGCGGTCGACCGACGTCGACGTCATCCTCGACCTCATGATCCACGATCTCGATCTGCTCCTCTGGTTCGACGGCTCCGATCCGGTCTCGGTCGATGCGGTCGGCGTGGCGGCCCTCACCGACAAGATCGACATCGCGAACGCCCGCATCCGGTTTGCATCCGGGTG is from Candidatus Polarisedimenticolaceae bacterium and encodes:
- the fabZ gene encoding 3-hydroxyacyl-ACP dehydratase FabZ → MDIRAILERIPHRYPFVLVDRVVEVTPRQRIVAIKNVTYDEPFFPGHFPGAPVMPGVLILESLAQTGALLLFDEVPDRGSKLVYFAGIDGARFRRPVVPGDQLRLTMEIVKMRARTCKMKGIATVEGEMAAEAEIMSALVER
- a CDS encoding Gfo/Idh/MocA family oxidoreductase, with protein sequence MSDAPIPVGVVGVGHLGRHHARIYAGMTGVKLVAVADHDQERAAAIAKEFGCDAVRDASELAGRVVAASVATPTIHHRLAAETLLAAGADVLIEKPIAPTLADADAILDAATKAGRLIMVGHTERFNPAMTALSRAVDAPRFVEIHRLAGFSPRSTDVDVILDLMIHDLDLLLWFDGSDPVSVDAVGVAALTDKIDIANARIRFASGCVANVTASRISAEKLRRIRVFQSRTYVACDTGEKKVERYRLVIGSDRKPAIQHDALPVEDGEPLGLELQAFVEAVKTRRSPPVDGLAGRRALELALKVGEAIAAAGVV
- the lpxA gene encoding acyl-ACP--UDP-N-acetylglucosamine O-acyltransferase produces the protein MSEAWIDPRAVVHEDASIGADAFIGPFCVVGAEATVGDRTRLESHVVLDGRITLGPDNVVAPFASLGGPPQDLKYKGEPTSLEIGSGNQIREYVTISRGTSAGGGVTRIGDGNLLMAYTHIGHDCRIGSRIVFANAATLAGHVEVGDDATVGAACGVHQFVRIAKHAFIGGYSTIPQDALPFVITAGNRASSHGINLVGMKRRGYPPPTIEAIKRCYMTLFRSKRLLADAIAEVEAESGSIPEVAYFLEFVKSTKRGILR